AGAGATCTGCTGAGAGGAGACCGGGAGGCCTTTCATCTGGTCCGCCACCGCAACGAAGAGCTGGGTTGTCTTCCTGAATGGCTTCATATGCTCGATGTAGAAGACAAGAGCCCTACAGACATCGAGGGAGTACAGCCGCTGTTCCTGGTGACTGGCATGaggttttgaataaaaaaaaggaagaaaaatttcCTGGCTGATATGGAAGGCCGATACAACCTTGGGAAGAAAGGGCGGGTGAGGCCGAAGCtgcaccttatctttatggaaGATCGTGTAAGGTGGTTCCAAGGTAAGGGCTCTCAGCTCGGAGACCCGCCGTGCCAACATGATAGCGACCAGGAAAGCCATTTTCCAGGAGAGGTAGAGAAGGGAGCAGGTAGCCAGCAGCTCAAACGGGGCCCCATGAGTCTGGAGAGTACCATGTTAAGGTCCCATGTGGGGACTGGCTGTCGAACTTGTGGGTAGAGACGGTCCAGGCCCTTGAGGAAGCTGCCAACCATGGGATTGGCGAAGACAGAGCGGCCATTCGCACCCGGATGAAAAGCCGAGATAGCCGCCAAGTGAACTCTGATTGAGGATGCCACCAGGCCCTGCAGTTTTAGGTCCAGGAAATACTCCAAAATGATAGGCACGGATGCCCGGAGAGGGGGAGTGTTGCGCTGAGTGCACCAGCACGAAAACCACTTCCACTTAGCCATATACGTGGCCCgagtggagggcttcctactgcccATTAGTACTTGCTGCAGAGATCCTGAACAGAGAAGTTCTGAAGGGTTTAGCCACGCAGCATCCATGCCGTGAGGTGGCGAGATCATAGGTTGGGATGGCAGAGGTGACCGTGCCTCCTGAATGATCCGGTCCGGAAGAAGAGGCAATGGGACTGGAGCGTCCAGAGAGCTCTAACAGcatggtgtaccagtgctgcctgggccatgccggAGCTACCAGAATCACTCGCGCACTGTCCCTGCGCACTTTGAGCAAGACCCTGTGCAcaagagggaatgggggaaaggtgTAAAATAGTTGACTCATCCACGGGAGTAGGAAGGCATCTGAGAGAGCCCGGGGAATGGccttggagggagcagaaagcCGGGCATTTCCGATTGCTGCGGGAGGCAAACAGGTcgatctggggaaacccccatcTTCGGAAGACGGAGCGACCACTCGTGGGAACGGAAGGACCTGCTCAGGTGGTCTACCAGTGTGTTCTGGACCCCAGGTAGAAAGGACGCcaccaggtgaatggagtgggctatgcagaattcccacagtcgAACAGTCTCCTGACAGAAGGGGGAGGAATGGGGCcccccttgtttgttgatgtagagCATGGCTGTGGTGTTGTCTTTGAAGACCACCACACAATGACCGTTCAGTCGCTCCTGGAAGGCTCACCAAGCAAGGCGCACTGCCATTGGCTCCCAGACGTTGATATGAAGGGAGAGTGTGGACAGGGGTCATAGGCTCTGTGTCTGAATGTCCCCAAGGTGGGTGCCCCATCCCAGGGCTGACACATCTGTGACGAGGGACAAGGAGGGCTGCGGGCTGTGAGAAGGAACTCCTTTGCATACCGCCCGGGGATCTAGCCACCAgaggagggaggccaggacctGCTCTGGGATGTGACCACCAAATTCAGGCTGTCCCGACCTGGGCAATAGACTCATGCCAGCCAGGCTTGTAATGGGCAGAGTCGAAGCCTCAACCACGCTGTGTGTTGGGGAGTCCAGAGACACCGGACTCAACGGTTCTCCCCTCGGGGCCAGAGTCAACAGTGCCGAAGACGTAGGCTGGGCCCCTAGACGCTCCCCTGTGGGACACGTCTCCATGGGCAGGTCCAGGGAAGCTGGTCTCTGAGGAGGCAGGCCCCCTTTTCTGGCTTCCGGTGCCGCTTCTGGCCAGGAGAGTGGGAGCGGTGCTGGGTCGATGAAGTTGGCTGCGGTGCTGGGGACCGTCGGTGCCGCGGGTCTCGTTCAGAGTCCAACTGCGGTGCAGCTCCTATCGCTGCCGCCGGGATGCTGCGCACCGAGGTGCTCGGTGCCGGATCTTGGCGCACTGCAGGAGGTTGAGGGCTaagagctgcctccatgaggaggtattttaaatgaaagtcccgctccttcttagTCCGGGGACGAAACcctttgcagatcctgcacttgtcTGCTTGATGAGACTCCACCAGACACTTCAGGCAAGACTCATGGGGATCACCCTTTGGCATGGGCTTAGAGCAGGAACTGCAGGGCTTGAATCCCAGAGCCTTGGACATGAGCCCAAGAGAAAAATcgggcaggaggggaaaaaaaacccaaccccactaATACTAACTCTAACTATCAAGAACTATAACTATTAACTGTAAACTATTAACAATAAACTATGctaggcagagtggagagcagcgAAGCAGAACTCCACAGTTCCATCGACCATCacagacggtaagaaggaactgaggaggcgctgggtcggctggggtatatatcaagcgccatgaaggcgccactccaaggGGCTCCACAgtcgacccaccgggtgttgctagggtaaaaattctccgaCGGCCATGCACGCGGTGcatgcacacctaattggaatcgatatgagcaagcactcgaagaagaatcagtTCACCACTGAAAAACATCAGCTTCTAGGTTGGACAGTGACAGGCTGTACTTGGTCTTTAAAGTTCAGACTCAGGTAACCCCATGCACTGGGAAATGAAATCCCTTACCTCTGTATGTGCCACTGGAATGTATTCAGGCTGTGTAGGAGGGTAAGCACTTGGGTTTGATGAGGTGGCACTCACTGCTCTGCTAACTGGATTGAGACCTACAATCTGCTGAGTTCCCAGGGTTTGGGGTTAAGGGATCACCAGAGAGGCTATAGGAAGGAAATTTCCCAAAAGAGCCTTGTCGTGGGAAGATGTACCTAGTCATGAGTCATAAGGGCCAttctgggtcaggccaaaggtccatctagcccagtatcctgttttctgacagtggccaatacaaggtgcttcagagggaacaaacgGAACAGATAatccctgttgtccattcccagcttctggcaagtcatttaacatttctgccatttccacattttctgttattgtacccccccaccccctttctgttATTGTACCCCCctccattgagtaatgggcctatcctgaccttggtcttcctcttgtttttaatgtatttatagaatgttttcttgttaccctttgttTCTAGGTAGTTTAATCTTTTTTGTGCCTTGCCCTTTCTAATTATTTGCCCACCTacttgtgtttgtttatattcatcctttctAATTAGagctagtttccactttttataggactCTCTTTTGAGTTTAGGAACTTTGAAGATCTCCTGTTAAGCCAGGGTAATCTTTTGCCATATTTCCTATCATTCTTACACAGTGGGATAATTTTCTCTTGTGCCCTTAACagtgtctctttgaaaaattgccaagTCTCTCAAACTgcttttccccttagacttgcttcccctGGGATCTTACCTGCAAACTCCCTGAGTTTGGATTTCAAGCAGGCAGACTTTAGCAttttctttattgtgctgttttccctcctatcatttcttagaatcatgaactctaatATTTCATGAACACTTTCATCCAAGCTGCTTTccgctttcaaattctcaatcagttcttccctatttgtcaaaatcaaacctAGAACAGTCTCTCCCCCACtggctttctccaccttctaaaataaaaaattgtctccaatacattccaagaacttgttggataattggtgccctgctgtgttattttcccaatagGTAGTGGAAGTGCTCCATCACCACCAgttctgtgctttggatgattttgttagttgtttatacAAAGCTTCATCCATCTCCCCTTCCTGGTGAGGTGGTCTGTAGTAAACCCCTACCATGACTTCACCTTtgcttttttaacttttttttaactccttacccagagactttcaacaagtctgtcccCTATTTCCATCtaaacctcagtccaagtgtatacacttttgatatataaggcaacaccttaTGCAGAGATTCATTGGTCTTTTCTGCAAACAGCTTCATCCATCGCAAGGAAGGTCCTTAACTGTATTTTGGACTTCCCTCTAAAACCCTGAGAGCTGAAGGCAGGAGGCCCTCCTCATGGCTACCACCATAGAGACAAAACAAGCAGTTGTATCAGTGGTATCCAGAGAAACCTGCAATGATATTCTGGCCAGCAGTTGACCATTTGCAATGATTGCCTGAAATTATTCCCTCTGCTCTGGTAAAACATGCTCAATAAAGGAATTAAACTTTGAATAGTTAATATGGTTGTATTTTGCAATGAGGGCTTTGTAGTTGGCAATCCCAAATTGTAGAACAGCCAATGAATATGACTTACGGCCAAATAAGTGAAGTTGCTTTTTAAATCTTTGATGCCATGTGACAGTTTAGTGTGAAGCTGTCTTCCACATTTGTTTACTGCATCGACCAAAAGGGAGTCAGGGGAAGGATGCGAAAATAAAAATTCCAAATCCTTAGAGAAAACAATATTTGTGTGTGCTCTCTTAGAAGTAGGTTGTATTGTCACTGGAGTATGCCAAATTATTTTTGGAAGCTCTAGCAGAGCCTCATTAATAGGTAGCGGGATGTAGGCAGATGATGATGTATGTAGAATGTCAATCAGTTTATGCTGTGACACAACCTTCTCAAGTGGAATTTTCAGAATCTGCTATCCTTTATTTCTTATGTTCTGTAAAAATATCTCTATGAATAAACAGTAATTAGTCTCCTGGCAACCTTAACCAAGTATGTTCTCTTTTTGTTAAGaattaagaataaaaaaataagtattgGGAGCTCTACAATTCATTGTGTCAGGCATGTATGATTCTTCAGTGTGTGTATGAAACACAATCATAGTCCTCCTCTTGTTAAAGTGCCTAGCATTTGAATTTACTATTTGAGGCTGCATGGGCTTCATCTGTAAAGTAGCAaaagttgttctttttttaaaatcttagacCATTGTAAAAAGTGTAAACATTTCTCTCTTGTAACATTCAAATTGGTTTAATGTCATAACAGTAAATACAGTTAGTTTTCAAATCTGGTTAGCAAGCAATACGCAGATTGACAGACTACACAAAAGCAGCCAACTAAGAGAGTTTGGAGGAGTGTTGTTTGCATCATTTAATAGATTAGTGCTTTAAAATTCAATCTCTCTGATTCCAATATATACCCTTATATAAATCACCCTTGATACAGTAGGGTAAAGTCTGCTTGGATGTAAAATAGTGAAGAGCCTGCTAACATTCTGAGAAATAAATTCCATGATTTGCAATTTTAAAAGCTATAACTACGTGAAATAAGATGATCTTTTCAACAAGTGATGATCTTTAGTCATAATATATTTTTAGCACGTATGAATAACTTATTTATATTTCGTTAAAGTGATACAGCTTTCTACTTATTTGCATGGAATtatcaaaagcactcagcatttcCCTAACTCTGCTCGTTGACGTCAATGGGACCAGAGTTAGGCCACAATGCTGAgggggttttgtttatttgttttgggggttgttgtttgtttgtttgttttttggaaattGCATCTTTGGGTCTGgccacacagcagctgggagcaaacCTCCCAGCGTGAGTAAACAGACTCTTGCTCATGTGGTTCAAACTAATAGCAGCATGGAATTTGCAGCTCCAGCAGAGACTCAAGATGGCCTCCTTAGCTTGActgcagggggttggatgggcttgAGAACCCTAGCTGCAGCCCAAGCCGAAACATCCACCCTATTTTCAGGGCAGAAGTTCAAGCCCACTAATGCAAGTCTGTCTACTTGTGCTGGGAGGTtggtagacgtacccttagggtcTGTTGGAACTAAGGGGATCAGACAGCAAAtctgaaaaagacccaaaaattgggactgtacctataaaattggaatatctggtcaccctagttggaacCAGTATGGGAGAAAGTCAGTCATCTTCAGACCACTTACCTTTCCCTTCTTAATATTTGTACAATCAGAAACATTCAGACATGGGTGCCTAAGTATACAGtaaggagcctgattttctgtTGCTTAAATATTTAGACTCCAGTGCCTAATGTTCAGCACCTGTGTGGGAAAAAATAATAAGACACTTCTATAGCACTATCTATACaaatcaaagtgctttacaaaggcatTTCATTACCATGGTGATGAATATAAGTTTTAAAATGAGTATGGCAGTTAGGACCACAAGTCCATTGAAAGTCTGACTTTGAAACGCAGTCAGACTTGTGCTCCTGACTTAGGGGCTTTTCAGATCCTACTCCTAAATAAAATAAGAGTGCACAGACAATCATTATACCCATCTTGCTGAtaagaaaactgaggcatggaggatGAAAATCACCCCTATGCAGAGGACCAAATTAAGGGCAGAgatccatgggagttaggtgcctaaatacttttgacaatcttggcctgggggaaggaatagctcagtgctttgagcattggcctgctaaacccagagttgtgagttcaatccttgagggggccacatagggatctggggcaataTCAGTActtttgtcctgctagtgaaggcagggggctggactctatgacctttcaatgttccttccagttctaggagataggatatctccattaatttaatttatttggcCTGAGTTCTTAAGTTGGATTTCAGTGATACATCGGCTGAACTGGCCAGCTGCATAAGAGTGAAAGATGGTGTAAGGGATTGGCTTCCACCTCTGAAGTTTGAAATCATGGATTCAAATACCCAGGTGGCCAGGGAAGATAAAATTGATGCATAGGAGTAAATTTCGCCCAAAAAGaccttgtccaaggtcacagagcaagtcacCGGCAGAGCCAAAGTGAGCCCAAGGCTCTTGACTCCTATTCCAGTttcctatccactggaccatatTTCCGCCCATCAAGCTCCAGCAGGAATACCGAAATGGGAGACAGCTGATGACCTCATTTATCTGATTCCCTACTCATGGCAGCTTTTCAGGAGAAGGAAGCCCTGAAAGTCAGGCATTAAGTATCCTCCACTCATTTACTTACAAGTGCAATATCACAAAGTACCAATCCTGGTTTCAGTTAGTGCAATTGCTGTTACAGATAAATCTTGGAATTCTGAAGTTGGGCTATTGTTcagcaaggcacagagaggctgagttcactggaaaaaaagtattaatattacagtaacacctagaaGCTACAACCAAGATTAAGGCCCCATTGTTGGTAGGCACTCTAcaaacatccgaagaagtgggctgtagtccacgaaagcttatgctctaataaatttgttagtctctaaggtgccacaagtactcctgttctttttgcggatacagactaatacggctgctactctgaaagtagtaaaagacagtccttcTAAGAGCTGACAAGACACAGGttgagaggggaaacagaggctcaGATAGATGAAGAAACTTGCCAAGGTCCACAGCAGGTCCATGGTAGTGCTgtaaatagaacccaggtcttctgaatcccagtGCAGTACTCTGTCTACTAGTCCACACTGCCAATCATCTTTGGTTTGTACTGACATATCATCCTTTCAAATGGAGACCTTTTAAACACATGTACTCATTGGCTGAGTCCAAGCATTGCATATGGCCCACTGTTGCAATGTTTCAGTGTATCATTGTTCAATGGTTTCCATGAGCCTGGACATCCACTACACAGacttcctcctcttcccaaaCATGTTGTTGATTAGTTTGGCCATTGACTTTGACCCACTGGGTCGTCTCTTTTCCTTCACTTTGAAGTTTGTGGTGATGGTTCTTAGGACTTTCGTGAACATGGTCACTACTTCCTGACAATGTTCGGCTGCAGACAGTTCGCAGAACTGGCATTTGTTATCCATTGCCAGCTTTTGTCCTTCATCCCAGCCTACTTCTCTCATATGGCATAGATCCTGCTTGTTACCAACTAAGAATACAGCTGActctaccactctgaaatcaaaAAGTTTTTGATTAGACAAAAAGCCTTATAGAAATGCTACAGGGTACCTGCTCTTGGATGCTGCATATCCAAAGAAAACTGATAAGAAatgtttatattattatattaatttatACCATTGAACGCTATCTAGGATCTCAGTTTGCTATAAAGCCTCCTACCACATCTGTGAGGCAAATGACTTAACCTCATTTTAGTTATGTTTTATTAAGGCTAAAAAAATTGTTGACAGTACATTTCCCCccttaaatattaaaaagagtATGAAAAATATACACACCAAGGGATTAAGGCTGAGACAGTATACGGTGAAAGGGgttgaaaatataatttaaacaaTTTCCCAATTTAAGATGATTTTATTCTCAGATCTTGTTTTATTTAGGCAAAAGCCTCAGCAGGTTATGCATCCCTAGGTCAATTTTTGTGAATACCGACACTTAGCACtcactttttaaacatttaactagttaattaatttaattaatttgtgCCACTCACGTCTGAGCTAATTTAAATTATTTGCCCAAGGACATAAAGGGAGTTGATGTCACTGCCCAGGACAGAGTTTAGGAGGAGTTCTTGGTGCCAAATCCTCCCTGATTGTATCTACACTAGTATTTTCTTCAAACTTCccattggtgcagctccactggtgaCAGCAATGGGGCGGGGGAGCTGTAGCATAGCCTAACTACCAGCATTTTAATCTGCACATTGTCTAATCTTGATCAGATTAGTTAGTCTTATATCACCTAGCATGACAGTATGATTTACATGTGAAACAAGAATGTAAAAGCCTAAAGTATATTGGGTTTTGGGTGGAAGGGTTATATTTTGCTGCTGAATTTACCAGCTAGTATATGACTACTTTTGTTATGTTGCTGGGTGCTATTGCTGTACGGAGTGTCATTTTAGTGGCTATTAGGGTGCCTAGAGCTCACAGACATCTCTTTTCATACGTTAGATCGaaagaaatgtaatatttataaTACAACTTACCTTTTGCAACCTGCCAGGTGGGAATCTCGTAGCCTGTATAGCAATGCCTTTGCAAAGGCAAAGGAAGCTCTGTCGCTGATGTCATACACAATGACAAATCCGTCAGCCCAGTGGAGTTCATCAGTGAGGGACAGCTTCCCCTGTCGTGGCTGAAGGCAATGAAATGCATACAACAATAGAAAGAATCCGTTACTGTTGTCACTGTGCAATATTTTCTAACTAAAACGTACATGTTTGTACATtgcacagcacaatggggccctgatctgaaACTGGTACTCCAAAGagctacaaataaataataaccatCATTGGAGATGACTGTTATAATGAATGTATAAACAGTGTTTCAGAACTTTAAACCGGCCTTGATAGGCCTTAATTATCAGTAAAGTTAAATTAAATCTTACAGCCAAACTCTGCTCCCTTGATTGCAATGGAGTCCCTCTGAATTTACCCCAGGGTAACTGAGCACACAATTGTGGTCATCAGTATTTGTTTAACCCTTTTATATacatggatgatgggatggattgcaccatcagcaagtttgcggatgacactaagctggggggcgAGGTAGTTACgctggggggtagggatagggttcagagtgacctagacaaattggaggattgggccgaaagaaatctgatgaggttcaacaaggacaagtgtagggtcctgcacttaggatggaagaatcccatgcactgctacaggctggggactgactggctaagcaacagttctgcacTAAAGAACCTGAAGAGtacagtgaacaagaagctggatatgagtcaacggtgtgcccttattgccaaaaaggctaatggcatattgggctgcattagtaggagcattgccagcagctcgagggaagtgattattcccctctattcgtcactggtgaggccacatctggagtattgcatccagttttggggtcccccactacagaaagggatTTCGGGGAAGAGGTTGCAGTGATAATCAGACAGaactgtaatgggctatcttgattgtCTGATTATCACTGCAAacgttttttctcttaattaattagcctcttagagttggtaggacaactcccactttttcatgttctctgtatgtgtgtgtgtatagatatagatatatatccttactatatgctccattctatgcatccgatgaagtgggctgtatcaTTGGATCTATTCTGGGAATacaggacttcagtttccagggctgtctATTTGGCCATGGCCACGGGTAAATGAAATTTAGttagatgtttttaaattaacCATTTAAAAGGATATTTGGGGAAACTATATAAATAGTGATTGCAACCTTTTTGCCCCTCCTATGAATTAAAAGATGCATGTAATTTTACTGTACCATGTTACATTTGGTTGCCATTAGTAGCTGTAAAAATGGAAAAGCCTTGACCAGATAGTTGTCCAATGAAGGGCTCATTCTGTAAAGTTGGAAAATGCTCAGTACAGAGAGAGTCCTGACAGCTACATGTTATAGCTACAGGAATTTCAATATTCCATGTCAATTGCTAAAAAGTGCAAAGTGTGAGTTagcttttctcctctctcctccctgccacctCACTCTTCAAAGGACTTTTGGGAGCAGTCTTGCTGTGCTCATCTTTTATAAGTTGCGCTTACCTGTGAACAAGGGTCATAAATTTCCAAGTTCATTTGCCTCCCATCCAGACACATATGTTTCTTGTAGATGCACTCTACAAGACACATGGCATTAAAATCAATATCAGAGTTAACAAGTAGAGGGGGGGAAAACAGGCTTTAATCGCTATACTGCCAATGGAGAAATACAAGATTTGCTGTAGTGAATTAGCCCTTGGTTCATCAAGTCTGATAGCAATCCTCTGGCAGAGCCTGATGCGTTACTGGAAAGTGAATCCATCCCTCAGATATGCCCACAATGAATTGTGCAGTGCTTAATTGTGTCCCTCAGCTAATGGCTGGCCAGGTCCTATTCCACTGTAATGCCCCAATAGGTGCCAATGTGTGAGGGAACATTGTTAGAACATAGTGCTTGCCATTTGAGACAGCAGATAAGCATGCATAGGTAAATGCTCATGCATTTAGGATACTGAGTAATTTCCCCAAAATCTCTTTACAAATATTATGAAAGTTTTAGGGTAGCTAGGACATGATAGCAACCTGCATGTTGAGAAGTGATGGGAGCAGGAGCTGGCTATGATTTCAGGGTAGAGGGAATGTAAACTTGGAATCGGGTAACTTCTGATGACCCACTTATTCTATTATGCATGTTCAGCACATATGCACAGCCTTATGCAAAGTTTTTTCCTCTAGGTAAAATAGAACCATAACGGTGTAACgtttattagggttttttttctcaATAGGTTAGGTGGGTATGAGTCTTCCTCACATAAGCAGTGTTGGTTTGACCCTATCAAGTTATAATTATGCTGGTATTATACAAGCCTGAACTTGGGTGCTGATCCTGAAAAAGCTGGTACCAGGAGTAATACTTAACTACAATGAGACATTCTAGTGCTCAAATGGAAAACCTCACAGTAGCAAGCATTTCCCTcagtagtgtttgcaggatcgagTCTTTAAACTGTATTCTTAGAATCTGAGACATacgcccagatttttaaaattacttagacattgctgcactcagcgtcgcaatgcctaactgatttggGGGCctcagcctgattttcaaaaatgattcaggcacttaggagccaaaatgcttaaatcccttttaaaaatgagactcAGACATTGCAATACTGAGCACaattcctaaatacctttaaaaagcgagacctaaatctcatttttaaaagggattcAGGCACTTAGGACACAATCCAATTGATGGGATTTAGACtactaagtgcctaaatctcttagactcctaaatcagttaggtctTGCAATGCTGACCACAGCAAAACCcaaatgccttttaaaatctggggCATAGTCTACATtagggaaatattttgaaaatctccatcAGTTGCTAGTAAGAGTGGGACAAGATGTTGCCATTATTCTAAAcaccataaaaacaacaaggagtcttttttttaaaaggtcactattcttgaacaaaaaaacttcagaaacagacttcaaagagaaacagcagaactaaacttcatttgcaaattcaacactattaatctgggcttgaatagggactgggagtggctggctcattacagaagcagctttgcctctcctggaattgacaccttctcatctattattgggagtggactacatccacctgattgaattggccctgtcaacactggttctccacttgagaggtaactcccttctcttcatgtgtcagtatatattgcctgcatctgtaactttcactccatgcatgtaaagaagtgggttttttacccacagaagcttatgcccaaataaacctgttagggcttggctacactggcactttacagcgctgcaactttcttgctcagggatgtgaaaaaacacacccctgagcgcagcaagttacagcactgtaaagcgccagtgtaaacagtgccccagcgctgtaaatgaatcccctcgtggaggtggagtccctgcagcactgggagagctctctcccaatgCTGGCGCaagaccacactcgcacttcaaaacGCTGCCACAGGAGCGCTCCCGTGGCAGTGCTTTGGAGTTctgagtgtagccacggccttagtctttaaggtgccagcagactccttgttgtttttgtggatacagattaccagggctaccccctgatacttgacaccattctAAGCACCCTGTTGCTCTGAGCAAATCTAATCAGCACAGTATTTCAAACAGTACTGGCAACTAGCAGGCCATTTACAGTCTAGGGCTGCCAGTGTTGCTAACCTTGCGGGGAGCTGAACTGGTGTTTGTAATGGTGGGAACATTTCAAACAATTCCTGGTGCAGACAGGGCC
The DNA window shown above is from Trachemys scripta elegans isolate TJP31775 chromosome 1, CAS_Tse_1.0, whole genome shotgun sequence and carries:
- the RERGL gene encoding ras-related and estrogen-regulated growth inhibitor-like protein, producing MSELKLAVLGSRGAGKSALTVRFLTRRFIGEYASNSECIYKKHMCLDGRQMNLEIYDPCSQPRQGKLSLTDELHWADGFVIVYDISDRASFAFAKALLYRLRDSHLAGCKRVVESAVFLVGNKQDLCHMREVGWDEGQKLAMDNKCQFCELSAAEHCQEVVTMFTKVLRTITTNFKVKEKRRPSGSKSMAKLINNMFGKRRKSV